The following proteins come from a genomic window of Gemmatimonadaceae bacterium:
- a CDS encoding DUF2779 domain-containing protein produces the protein MSPTESTERAPRPRTLSKSDFTLALTCEAKLFFRENGYPDTRDDDAYMRMLAQGGYMVEALAKEQHPGGVQLEYHRDPNRAFEETRTQLAKEQVTLFQATLLWNRRLARVDILEKSGDTLRLIEVKSKSFDGAEHFASLAEGKKGCFRTTRKPFGLRSEWNRTFEDLVYQTLILERLFPDLKIEPHLVLVDKSKRSGVDDVTSLFDIERRLDRDGTSTVHTACFIGDRALLPKLDVLTQVEVAEEVDLLRDEVDLAASQFERLLDEPIESYKRPHGSQCGKCEFKQADTVPLSGFRDCWGELADAEPHVLELFSIGKVKSADKKMPMIEWLVSAGKASLFDIPEDALVKADGSVGPVAERQRRQISCARSGEIWVGPELGQRVSSVTYPLHFLDFEASRLALPYHAGMRPYGLVAFQWSCHTVAAPGAAPVHSEWLNAEHRWPNEEFARTLRAAIGDSGSVLTWSGFEGTTLEKVAEELPKFGVEDPELVAWLAGVKAGRIVDLEQWAQRDFHHPGTRGRTSIKPTLDAIWRTDDRMRAEFEGWTGMRADPGADPYASLPPIEINGVPQDVHEGTGAVRAYEAMMYGVEKNDPAAKAQWRELLLQYCKLDTLSMVLIFEYWRREACR, from the coding sequence ATGAGCCCGACTGAATCCACGGAACGCGCTCCTCGGCCCCGTACGCTCTCGAAGTCCGACTTTACCCTCGCCCTCACCTGCGAGGCCAAGCTGTTCTTCCGCGAGAACGGCTACCCCGACACGCGCGACGACGACGCGTACATGCGCATGCTGGCGCAGGGCGGGTACATGGTGGAGGCGCTCGCCAAGGAACAGCATCCCGGGGGCGTGCAACTGGAATACCACCGGGATCCCAATCGCGCTTTTGAGGAAACGCGCACGCAGCTCGCGAAAGAACAAGTCACGCTGTTCCAGGCCACGCTTCTCTGGAACCGCAGACTGGCGCGCGTGGACATCCTGGAGAAGAGCGGCGACACGCTGCGGCTGATCGAGGTCAAGTCCAAGTCGTTCGACGGCGCGGAGCACTTCGCGAGTCTCGCTGAGGGCAAGAAGGGATGCTTCCGCACCACCAGAAAGCCGTTCGGTCTGCGATCCGAATGGAATCGCACCTTCGAGGACCTCGTCTACCAGACGCTGATTCTCGAGCGCCTCTTTCCCGATCTCAAGATCGAGCCGCACCTCGTCCTCGTTGACAAGAGCAAGCGGTCAGGCGTAGACGACGTCACCAGCCTGTTCGATATCGAGCGCCGCCTCGACCGGGACGGAACCTCGACCGTCCACACGGCCTGCTTCATCGGTGACCGCGCGTTGCTGCCGAAGCTGGACGTGTTGACTCAGGTGGAAGTCGCCGAGGAAGTTGACTTGCTGCGCGACGAAGTCGATCTCGCCGCGAGCCAATTCGAGCGGCTGTTGGACGAGCCGATCGAGAGCTACAAGCGGCCGCATGGCTCGCAATGCGGCAAGTGCGAGTTCAAGCAGGCGGATACGGTTCCGCTGAGCGGCTTTCGCGACTGCTGGGGCGAGCTCGCCGACGCGGAGCCGCACGTGCTCGAGCTGTTCAGCATCGGCAAGGTCAAGAGCGCGGACAAAAAGATGCCGATGATCGAATGGCTGGTGAGCGCGGGCAAGGCGTCGCTGTTCGACATCCCGGAAGATGCGCTGGTCAAGGCGGACGGATCGGTGGGACCGGTGGCGGAGCGCCAGCGCCGGCAGATCAGCTGCGCCAGGAGCGGAGAGATCTGGGTCGGGCCGGAGCTCGGTCAACGAGTGTCGTCTGTCACGTACCCGCTGCACTTCCTGGACTTCGAGGCGTCGCGCTTGGCTTTGCCGTACCACGCCGGCATGAGGCCGTACGGACTGGTGGCGTTTCAGTGGAGCTGTCACACGGTCGCCGCGCCTGGCGCCGCGCCGGTGCACAGCGAGTGGCTGAACGCCGAGCATCGCTGGCCGAACGAGGAGTTCGCGCGCACGCTGCGCGCGGCGATCGGCGACTCGGGGAGCGTGCTGACCTGGTCCGGCTTCGAAGGGACGACTCTCGAGAAGGTGGCCGAGGAGCTGCCGAAGTTCGGGGTGGAGGACCCCGAGCTGGTTGCCTGGCTCGCCGGCGTTAAGGCCGGGCGAATCGTGGACCTGGAACAGTGGGCGCAGCGGGACTTTCATCATCCCGGCACCCGCGGCCGCACGTCCATCAAGCCGACGCTCGACGCGATATGGCGCACGGACGACAGGATGCGCGCCGAGTTCGAGGGGTGGACTGGGATGCGCGCGGACCCCGGTGCGGATCCGTATGCTTCGCTCCCGCCCATCGAGATCAACGGCGTGCCGCAGGACGTGCACGAGGGCACGGGCGCGGTCCGCGCGTACGAAGCGATGATGTACGGCGTGGAGAAGAACGATCCGGCCGCGAAAGCCCAGTGGCGCGAGCTGCTGCTGCAGTACTGCAAGCTCGACACGCTCAGCATGGTCCTGATCTTCGAGTACTGGAGGCGTGAGGCATGCCGCTAG
- a CDS encoding nucleoside deaminase — protein MTALGHDEQHVFMRAAYEQALKSYDEGGLPIGAAMVEKGAIIAVGHNRRVQDGDPIAHGEMDCLRNAGRRRDYAGVTLYTTLSPCMMCSGTIVQFGIKSVVIGEARNFPGNIDFLRQHGVDVVVLDDPDCIELMARFIRERPELWYEDIAGRDKF, from the coding sequence ATGACAGCGCTTGGGCACGACGAACAGCATGTCTTCATGCGGGCGGCGTACGAGCAGGCCCTCAAGTCATATGATGAAGGGGGGCTGCCCATCGGAGCGGCCATGGTTGAGAAGGGAGCCATCATCGCAGTCGGGCACAACCGCCGAGTGCAGGACGGAGACCCGATCGCGCACGGCGAGATGGATTGCCTGCGCAACGCCGGCCGGCGGCGGGACTACGCCGGGGTCACCCTCTACACGACGCTCAGTCCATGCATGATGTGCTCGGGGACCATTGTCCAGTTCGGAATCAAATCAGTCGTGATCGGCGAGGCGCGGAACTTCCCGGGCAACATCGACTTTCTGCGGCAGCACGGCGTGGACGTCGTCGTCCTGGACGATCCGGACTGCATCGAGCTCATGGCGCGCTTCATCCGCGAGCGGCCGGAGCTGTGGTACGAGGACATCGCCGGGCGCGATAAGTTCTAA
- the dut gene encoding dUTP diphosphatase — protein sequence MQLPRRATNESAGYDLAAYLSGGAVRVAIGGSEESREISNVNGRTSVTLQSGERALIPLGFRARIPSGYHGEVRPRSGAAFRKGIEIPNSPGTIDSDYNGEWMVPVKNGDTKPITIEHGERIAQVVFVKHVEVEFEHGEVGRTTDRDGGFGSTGK from the coding sequence GTGCAGCTCCCGCGGCGAGCGACGAATGAATCAGCAGGGTATGACTTGGCTGCTTACTTGTCGGGCGGTGCTGTCCGCGTTGCGATCGGTGGCAGTGAAGAAAGTCGTGAGATATCAAACGTCAACGGCCGGACATCGGTTACGCTCCAGTCTGGCGAACGGGCGCTGATTCCGCTTGGCTTCAGGGCCCGCATTCCCTCCGGGTATCACGGCGAGGTGCGCCCACGCAGCGGCGCGGCGTTCAGGAAGGGAATCGAGATTCCCAACTCGCCCGGGACGATCGACTCAGATTACAACGGCGAGTGGATGGTTCCCGTGAAGAACGGTGACACAAAGCCGATCACTATCGAGCACGGCGAGCGCATCGCCCAAGTGGTATTCGTGAAGCACGTCGAAGTCGAGTTTGAGCACGGCGAGGTGGGTCGGACGACGGATCGCGACGGGGGATTCGGATCCACGGGGAAATGA